Proteins encoded by one window of Roseibium sp. Sym1:
- a CDS encoding CpaF family protein — translation MFGRRGSSSSGHQTIRPGSVPGLQDVPEPAQPAELEQPEPQKIQTEPAQPVTAPPPAPEPQQSAPSPRKRGSEYYETKAQIFNALVEAIDLSQLARLDAEDARDEIRDVVNDIIALKNVVMSISEQEDLLEDICNDVLGYGPLEPLLARDDIADIMVNGAHTVYIETSGKVEQTGVTFRDNAQLMNICQRIVSQVGRRVDDSSPICDARLPDGSRVNVIAPPLAIDGPALTIRKFKRDKLTLDQLTKFGSITPEGATILQIIGRSRCNVLISGGTGSGKTTLLNCLTAYIENTERIITCEDSAELQLQQPHVVRLETRPPNLEGEGEITMRDLVKNCLRMRPERIIVGEVRGPEAFDLLQAMNTGHDGSMGTLHANSPREALSRLESMITMGGFSLPSRTLREMIVSSIDVVVQAARLRDGSRRITHVTEVMGMEGDIITTQDVFLYDIVGEDPNGNIIGRHRSTGIGRPKFWERARYFGEEARLAQALDAAEMPE, via the coding sequence ATGTTTGGAAGACGTGGCAGTTCATCGTCTGGTCACCAGACCATCCGGCCGGGGAGCGTTCCCGGGCTGCAGGACGTGCCTGAGCCGGCGCAGCCGGCCGAGCTGGAACAACCTGAACCGCAGAAGATCCAGACCGAACCTGCACAACCGGTAACGGCGCCGCCGCCGGCTCCGGAACCGCAGCAGAGCGCACCTTCTCCGCGCAAGAGGGGCAGTGAGTATTACGAAACCAAGGCGCAGATCTTCAACGCCCTGGTCGAGGCGATCGACCTGTCGCAGCTTGCCCGCCTGGATGCCGAGGACGCACGCGACGAAATCCGCGATGTCGTCAATGACATCATCGCCCTGAAAAATGTCGTCATGTCCATTTCCGAGCAGGAAGACCTGCTGGAAGACATCTGCAACGACGTCCTCGGATACGGGCCGCTGGAACCGCTGCTGGCCCGCGACGACATCGCCGACATCATGGTCAATGGCGCACACACGGTCTATATCGAGACCTCGGGCAAGGTCGAGCAGACCGGCGTGACCTTCCGTGACAATGCGCAGCTGATGAACATCTGTCAGCGCATCGTGAGCCAGGTCGGCCGCCGCGTCGACGATTCAAGCCCGATCTGTGACGCCCGTCTTCCGGATGGCTCGCGTGTCAACGTGATCGCACCCCCGCTGGCCATCGACGGGCCGGCCCTGACCATTCGTAAATTCAAGCGCGACAAGCTGACCCTGGACCAGCTGACCAAGTTCGGCTCGATCACGCCGGAAGGCGCGACGATCCTGCAGATCATTGGCCGCTCGCGCTGTAACGTGCTGATTTCCGGCGGTACCGGTTCCGGCAAGACGACGCTGCTCAACTGTCTGACCGCCTATATCGAAAACACCGAGCGCATCATCACCTGCGAGGACTCCGCCGAGCTGCAGTTGCAGCAGCCCCACGTGGTGCGGCTGGAGACGCGGCCGCCGAACCTTGAGGGCGAGGGCGAGATCACCATGCGCGACCTGGTCAAGAACTGCCTGCGCATGCGTCCGGAACGCATCATCGTGGGCGAGGTGCGCGGACCGGAAGCCTTCGACCTTCTGCAGGCCATGAACACCGGCCACGACGGGTCGATGGGCACGCTTCACGCCAACTCGCCGCGCGAAGCCCTGTCCCGTCTTGAATCGATGATCACCATGGGAGGCTTCTCGCTGCCGTCGAGAACCCTGCGCGAGATGATCGTGTCGTCGATCGACGTCGTGGTCCAGGCGGCCCGCCTGCGCGACGGTTCACGCCGGATCACCCATGTCACCGAGGTGATGGGGATGGAGGGTGACATCATCACCACGCAGGATGTTTTCCTGTACGACATCGTTGGCGAAGACCCGAACGGCAACATCATCGGCCGGCACCGGTCCACCGGCATCGGCCGTCCGAAATTCTGGGAGCGTGCCCGTTATTTCGGCGAGGAAGCGCGTCTGGCACAGGCACTGGATGCCGCCGAAATGCCCGAGTAA
- a CDS encoding AAA family ATPase encodes MSANPDLKNMSGYMDPISEPSHDSYSGSEEGIHIGSIPRITIHGFCLTDATMRAAEAAMEDRRMTKAHLKLDMGGIPAAIETFEQAPTPNLIVVETSGNREDLVSSLDHLAEYCDAGTKVIVIGDVNDVTLYRDLISRGVSEYLITPVSVFQLIGAISELYADPEAEPLGRTTAFFGVKGGCGASTVAHNGAWALARGFQCEVVVSDLDLPFGTAGLDFNQDPLQGVFEAISAPERLDETYLDRILSKCNEHLSLLAAPATLERTYDQGEKAFELLVETMRASVPHVVLDVPHAWNSWVKQTLLSADEIVLVAEPDLANLRNAKNTIDMLKQLRPNDRPPHLIMNKVNVPKRPEIKPDEFASALGLSVQAAIPFEPQLFGTAANNGQMIGEVDNKHAIARMFDDLAQSVSGKAQPTRQSRPGLGGLLSKFKRKAG; translated from the coding sequence ATGAGTGCCAATCCAGACCTGAAAAACATGTCCGGCTACATGGATCCCATTTCCGAGCCCTCGCATGATTCCTACTCCGGCAGCGAGGAAGGGATCCACATCGGTTCGATACCGCGCATCACGATCCACGGCTTCTGCCTGACCGATGCCACCATGCGGGCCGCGGAAGCCGCGATGGAAGACCGGCGGATGACAAAGGCGCATCTCAAGCTCGACATGGGCGGCATACCGGCGGCCATCGAAACCTTCGAGCAGGCGCCGACCCCGAACCTGATCGTTGTCGAAACCTCCGGCAATCGCGAGGACCTGGTCTCAAGCCTCGACCATCTTGCCGAGTATTGCGATGCCGGGACGAAGGTGATTGTCATCGGCGACGTGAACGACGTCACCCTTTACCGGGACCTGATATCCCGAGGGGTCAGCGAATACCTGATCACGCCTGTCAGCGTGTTCCAGCTGATCGGGGCAATCAGCGAACTTTATGCCGATCCGGAAGCCGAGCCGCTTGGGCGCACCACCGCGTTCTTCGGTGTCAAGGGCGGCTGCGGTGCCTCCACCGTTGCCCATAACGGCGCCTGGGCTCTGGCACGCGGCTTCCAGTGCGAAGTCGTGGTCTCGGATCTGGATCTGCCGTTCGGAACGGCTGGTCTCGACTTCAACCAGGATCCGTTGCAGGGCGTCTTCGAGGCAATCTCCGCTCCGGAGCGGCTGGACGAGACCTATCTCGACCGCATCCTGTCCAAGTGCAACGAACATCTCAGCCTGCTGGCGGCCCCGGCAACGCTGGAACGCACATACGACCAGGGCGAGAAGGCGTTCGAGCTCCTGGTCGAGACCATGCGCGCCAGTGTTCCCCACGTCGTTCTGGACGTGCCGCATGCATGGAACAGCTGGGTCAAGCAGACGCTTCTGAGCGCGGACGAGATCGTCCTGGTCGCGGAGCCGGACCTGGCCAACCTGCGCAATGCCAAGAACACGATCGACATGCTCAAGCAACTGCGACCGAACGACCGGCCACCACACCTGATCATGAACAAGGTGAACGTGCCGAAGCGCCCGGAAATCAAGCCCGACGAATTCGCCAGCGCCCTTGGCCTGTCCGTCCAGGCGGCAATTCCGTTCGAGCCGCAGCTCTTCGGCACCGCGGCCAACAACGGCCAGATGATCGGGGAAGTCGACAACAAGCACGCCATCGCGCGCATGTTCGACGATCTGGCCCAGTCCGTCAGTGGCAAGGCGCAGCCGACCAGGCAGTCCCGGCCGGGTCTCGGCGGGTTGTTGTCGAAATTCAAGCGGAAGGCCGGCTGA
- a CDS encoding CpaD family pilus assembly protein, whose amino-acid sequence MIRNRKVRLGAASRSALVVVGCMAVLGCQNQTQQQTTLLASHDYRLRHPIVVTEAPETLDLPIGRNTRRLSGPIVGTISSFGVDSREHGNGAVEILVPSGGANEAAVHSVTPQIRQALKQGGVYGSRISTRTYGVDDASADAPIRLSYPRMQATAGECGDWPKNIGGSPNRNADYENYGCATQANLAAIVANPSDLLTPRAVTPADQNRRAVVFEAYRKGEVSASDYVEGVGAEISED is encoded by the coding sequence ATGATTAGGAACAGAAAAGTCCGGTTGGGAGCCGCCTCCAGATCCGCGCTTGTGGTTGTTGGTTGCATGGCGGTGCTCGGGTGCCAAAACCAGACCCAACAGCAGACGACGCTGCTTGCGTCCCACGACTACCGCTTGCGGCACCCGATTGTCGTCACCGAGGCGCCGGAAACCCTCGACCTGCCGATCGGTCGTAACACGCGACGGCTGAGTGGGCCGATTGTCGGCACGATTTCATCCTTCGGTGTCGATTCTAGGGAGCATGGCAACGGTGCCGTGGAGATCCTGGTACCTTCGGGCGGCGCCAATGAAGCCGCGGTGCATTCGGTAACGCCGCAGATCCGCCAGGCCCTGAAACAGGGCGGGGTGTACGGGTCCCGGATCAGCACCCGTACCTATGGTGTCGACGATGCCTCGGCAGACGCCCCCATCAGGCTGTCCTATCCCCGGATGCAGGCGACAGCCGGCGAGTGCGGCGACTGGCCGAAGAACATCGGCGGCAGTCCGAACCGAAACGCCGACTATGAAAACTATGGCTGTGCCACGCAGGCGAACCTGGCGGCGATCGTCGCCAATCCCTCCGACCTCCTGACGCCCCGCGCGGTCACGCCGGCGGACCAGAACCGCCGCGCGGTCGTTTTCGAGGCATACCGGAAGGGCGAAGTATCGGCGTCTGATTACGTAGAAGGCGTCGGCGCAGAGATCTCGGAAGACTAG
- a CDS encoding type II and III secretion system protein family protein: protein MKHYLRKIAAAALLSGALTGLTAPAVMAEGNFPSQVHVAAGERASGRILNVGVGRSVVINLAEEAADVLVSNPEIADAVLRTPRRIFVIGNTAGQSRLVLFSRSGRELASFDLRVEKDTSDLTRIIRKLIPGTRIHAESINGSVVLSGSAKSTLEAQQAADIAAKFEGSESASKVVNLIAVEGKDQVHLKVTVAEVERSIIKQLGVQFSGSIGTGNFTPFLQNLPNFTVNPNVVNQAVGGTQFASGATSITAQIEALQRDGVIRTLAEPTLTAISGENASFLAGGEFPIPISQDDGEVTVEFKKFGVGLDFTPVVLSGGRISLRVKTEVSELSNDGAVSFSNITISALKVRRAESTMELPSGGTLVMAGLLKESYQQAIEGIPGLMQIPILGSLFKSRDFLRKQSELVVFVTPYVVQPVAASKLQRPDKNMMAPTDAETIFLNRLNKIFSPSGTAEGTYHGQVGFIYK, encoded by the coding sequence ATGAAACACTACCTTCGAAAGATCGCGGCCGCGGCCCTGTTGTCGGGGGCGTTGACCGGTCTGACCGCTCCCGCAGTGATGGCCGAGGGCAATTTCCCGAGCCAGGTCCACGTGGCGGCCGGCGAACGCGCGAGCGGGCGCATCCTGAATGTCGGTGTCGGTCGTTCGGTCGTGATCAACCTCGCCGAGGAAGCCGCCGACGTTCTGGTTTCCAACCCGGAAATCGCCGATGCGGTTCTCCGGACACCGCGCCGGATCTTTGTCATCGGCAACACTGCCGGCCAGTCCCGCCTGGTTCTGTTCAGCCGCAGCGGCCGTGAGCTGGCGAGCTTCGACCTGCGGGTGGAGAAAGACACGTCCGACCTGACGCGGATCATACGCAAGCTCATTCCCGGAACGCGGATCCATGCGGAATCGATTAATGGAAGCGTTGTCCTGAGCGGCTCGGCCAAGAGCACTTTGGAAGCGCAGCAGGCCGCTGACATCGCGGCCAAGTTCGAGGGATCGGAATCCGCCTCGAAGGTGGTGAACCTCATCGCCGTCGAAGGCAAGGATCAGGTTCATCTCAAGGTGACGGTGGCGGAGGTCGAGCGCTCGATCATCAAGCAACTCGGCGTCCAGTTTTCCGGTTCGATCGGTACCGGCAATTTCACACCGTTCCTGCAGAATCTGCCCAACTTCACGGTCAACCCGAACGTGGTCAACCAGGCTGTCGGCGGCACGCAGTTCGCCAGCGGAGCGACCAGCATCACTGCCCAGATTGAAGCGCTCCAGCGTGACGGTGTGATCAGAACGCTTGCAGAGCCGACACTCACGGCGATCTCGGGCGAGAACGCGAGTTTCCTGGCCGGTGGCGAGTTCCCGATTCCGATCTCGCAGGATGACGGTGAGGTCACCGTCGAGTTCAAGAAATTCGGTGTCGGTCTCGACTTCACGCCGGTTGTCCTGTCCGGCGGTCGGATCAGCCTTCGTGTGAAAACCGAGGTCAGCGAGCTCAGCAACGACGGCGCTGTCTCGTTCTCCAACATCACGATTTCCGCACTGAAGGTGCGGCGCGCGGAATCAACCATGGAACTTCCCTCGGGAGGCACACTGGTCATGGCCGGCCTGCTCAAGGAATCCTACCAGCAGGCCATCGAGGGTATTCCCGGTCTGATGCAGATTCCGATCCTGGGCAGCCTCTTCAAGAGCCGCGATTTCCTCCGCAAACAGTCCGAGCTGGTGGTTTTCGTGACGCCCTACGTGGTCCAGCCGGTCGCTGCGAGCAAGCTCCAACGCCCGGACAAGAACATGATGGCACCCACGGATGCCGAAACGATTTTCCTGAACCGCCTGAACAAGATCTTCAGCCCCAGCGGGACTGCTGAAGGGACCTATCACGGCCAGGTCGGTTTCATCTACAAGTGA
- the cpaB gene encoding Flp pilus assembly protein CpaB encodes MKFARIFVLAIAVAAGIIAFRMVMMSGGKPETVAVQEPVTAQSKAQVLVAKKDIGLGGKLVLDDMAWADWPEDAIPFGAVTKQVNPAAEEEYAGRIARAPIFAGEPIRPERLINTDKGFMSAILPKGKRAIAVGVEAETTAGGFILPGDKVDLILTRKSDTGAISETILENIRVLAIDTTTAGEQEQKNLNPKRTATLELTLSQSEIVAQSQQIGTISLALRSAQDSADDAVAEDSRRRGVSYVKYGVTSGAGTQ; translated from the coding sequence ATGAAATTCGCACGAATTTTCGTACTGGCAATCGCGGTGGCGGCAGGAATCATCGCTTTCAGAATGGTGATGATGTCCGGGGGCAAGCCTGAAACGGTGGCAGTGCAGGAGCCCGTGACCGCACAGAGCAAAGCCCAGGTTCTGGTTGCCAAAAAGGATATCGGGCTTGGCGGCAAGCTGGTCCTGGATGACATGGCCTGGGCCGACTGGCCCGAAGACGCGATTCCCTTCGGGGCGGTCACCAAGCAAGTCAATCCTGCCGCCGAAGAGGAATATGCGGGCCGAATCGCCCGGGCACCCATATTCGCCGGCGAACCGATCCGCCCGGAAAGGCTGATCAATACCGACAAGGGCTTCATGTCGGCCATCCTGCCAAAGGGCAAGCGGGCCATTGCCGTTGGTGTGGAGGCGGAGACGACCGCAGGAGGATTCATCCTGCCGGGCGACAAGGTCGATCTCATCCTGACTCGAAAATCCGACACGGGCGCCATCAGCGAAACGATCCTTGAAAACATCCGGGTCCTGGCAATCGACACGACCACGGCTGGCGAGCAAGAACAGAAGAACCTGAATCCGAAGCGTACGGCGACGCTGGAGCTGACGCTCTCCCAGTCGGAAATCGTCGCCCAGTCGCAACAGATCGGAACGATTTCTCTGGCCCTGCGCAGCGCACAGGATTCGGCGGATGACGCGGTGGCGGAAGACAGCCGCCGCCGAGGCGTGAGTTATGTGAAATACGGCGTGACCAGCGGGGCAGGTACGCAATGA
- a CDS encoding A24 family peptidase, giving the protein MLEAAILVIFPMLVAFGGASDLLTMTIQNRVSLLLMAGFAVVALGTGLPLAGWGVHLLGLLPVFLVCFGFFAAGWMGGGDVKFISAIALWIGFTPELIQFTLLVTLYGAGLTLALLSMRQMVVVPGTLARQDWFARLHDSKSGIPYGIAIAVAGLQIYPATQWFKLLGQAS; this is encoded by the coding sequence ATGCTCGAGGCCGCTATCCTTGTGATCTTTCCGATGCTCGTCGCGTTTGGCGGGGCGTCTGACCTCCTGACCATGACGATCCAGAACAGGGTCTCTCTCCTGCTGATGGCCGGATTCGCGGTCGTTGCACTGGGAACGGGTTTGCCGCTGGCCGGCTGGGGTGTTCACCTCCTCGGATTGCTACCGGTCTTTCTGGTGTGTTTCGGGTTTTTCGCGGCCGGCTGGATGGGAGGCGGCGACGTGAAGTTCATCAGCGCCATCGCGCTCTGGATAGGGTTTACCCCCGAACTGATTCAATTCACGCTGCTCGTCACGCTCTATGGCGCAGGGCTGACACTGGCCTTGTTGTCGATGCGCCAGATGGTTGTCGTTCCCGGAACGCTTGCCCGCCAGGACTGGTTCGCGCGCCTGCACGACAGCAAGAGCGGCATTCCCTACGGTATCGCGATCGCGGTTGCCGGTCTGCAGATCTATCCGGCGACACAGTGGTTCAAGCTTCTCGGTCAGGCCTCCTAG
- a CDS encoding Flp family type IVb pilin, whose product MKSLINRFVKDESGATAIEYGLIAGLLSIVIIGALQLTGTSLTGVFTAIQSSLDSAAVGG is encoded by the coding sequence ATGAAATCTCTTATCAACCGTTTCGTGAAAGACGAATCCGGCGCAACTGCAATCGAATACGGCCTGATCGCTGGCCTGCTGTCCATCGTGATCATCGGCGCCCTGCAGCTGACCGGTACGTCCCTTACCGGCGTGTTCACCGCAATCCAGAGCTCGCTGGATTCCGCTGCCGTCGGCGGCTAA
- a CDS encoding pilus assembly protein N-terminal domain-containing protein, whose translation MSMFKNILKWTGVLVFAFQAGAAVAQDGPVMVTVDRAKVFRIDDGAAAVIVGNPFIADVAMFDENTVVITGKSYGTTNLVILDSDNKPIVDEVITVRASDDDVVSVYRKSARATLSCNPMCEPTLRLGDSTGAFKEAADQATSRNSLSIEAAGGGK comes from the coding sequence ATGAGCATGTTTAAGAACATACTGAAATGGACGGGCGTGCTTGTGTTTGCGTTTCAGGCGGGCGCTGCCGTTGCCCAGGACGGGCCCGTCATGGTGACCGTCGACCGCGCCAAGGTCTTCCGCATCGATGACGGCGCCGCCGCCGTGATCGTCGGCAACCCGTTCATCGCGGATGTGGCCATGTTCGACGAAAACACCGTCGTGATCACCGGAAAGAGCTACGGCACCACGAACCTCGTCATTCTGGACAGCGACAACAAGCCGATCGTCGACGAGGTGATTACCGTTCGGGCATCCGATGACGACGTGGTTTCGGTTTACCGGAAGTCGGCAAGGGCCACCCTTTCCTGCAACCCGATGTGCGAGCCGACACTTCGCCTGGGCGATTCCACCGGCGCCTTCAAGGAAGCGGCTGACCAGGCCACGTCCCGCAACTCCCTGTCGATCGAGGCTGCCGGCGGCGGCAAATAG